One genomic region from Trueperaceae bacterium encodes:
- a CDS encoding HD domain-containing phosphohydrolase — translation MTLGARRTKPAISVERQGQHLLTGTREARAPHALTLGDTLAALSHALDVSEGHEREHALRTAVIGLRIGRRLGLPERQLADLHHALLLKDLGASANSARLYHLFGRDDARLRRALRRIDLERLREGSTLVFNQLVGAVKGPWRLKYLLDLGLGRFDLVAHLARTHAERGARLAAEMGLGDGVAAAIASASERYDGSGAPAGAAGEAIPLAGRIVALAQAAAQSFGDGGRSAAVELARRYAGSWFDPDVAAAFEEPLVSGDLDETLRHDRVWHELASVAPREEPVDIDDELFGRVAEVFGHVVDAKSAWTVRHSSRVRVVALGMFDQLVAPGDAPERRRALARGASLHDIGTLGVSNAVLEKGSSLDEVELEVVRRHTAYGEHILSWADAFAETVPLAAGHHERPDGRGYHGAVPAGLLPFDVRLLAVADQFEALTAARPHREAFSAEEALSILASEAGAGVDAEALAALERYLATPAAAEMLDPRRFDPEEMLVIA, via the coding sequence GTGACCCTAGGAGCGAGGAGAACGAAGCCAGCCATCAGCGTCGAGCGCCAGGGGCAGCACCTCCTCACCGGCACTCGGGAGGCGAGGGCTCCGCACGCCCTCACCCTGGGGGACACGCTCGCCGCCCTGAGCCACGCCCTCGACGTCAGCGAGGGCCACGAGCGCGAGCACGCCCTGCGGACGGCCGTGATCGGCCTGAGGATCGGCCGCAGGCTCGGCCTGCCCGAGCGGCAGCTCGCCGACCTCCACCACGCGCTGCTGCTCAAGGACCTGGGGGCCTCCGCGAACTCGGCGCGGCTCTACCACCTGTTCGGCCGGGACGACGCGCGCCTGCGGCGGGCGCTGCGGCGCATCGACCTGGAACGCCTCCGCGAGGGCAGCACGCTCGTGTTCAACCAGCTCGTCGGGGCCGTCAAGGGCCCGTGGCGGCTGAAGTACCTGCTCGACCTCGGCCTCGGACGCTTCGACCTCGTCGCCCACCTGGCCCGCACCCACGCCGAGCGCGGGGCGAGGCTCGCCGCCGAGATGGGGCTGGGCGACGGCGTGGCGGCGGCGATCGCGTCGGCCTCCGAGCGCTACGACGGCAGCGGCGCCCCGGCCGGTGCGGCCGGCGAGGCCATCCCGCTGGCGGGCCGCATCGTCGCCCTCGCGCAGGCGGCAGCGCAGAGCTTCGGCGACGGCGGGCGGAGCGCGGCGGTGGAGCTCGCGCGGCGTTACGCCGGCAGCTGGTTCGACCCCGACGTGGCGGCCGCCTTCGAGGAGCCGCTCGTCTCCGGCGACCTCGACGAGACCTTGAGGCACGACCGCGTCTGGCACGAGCTCGCGTCCGTGGCGCCGCGCGAGGAGCCCGTCGACATCGACGACGAGCTGTTCGGGCGCGTGGCGGAAGTCTTCGGTCACGTCGTCGACGCGAAGTCCGCGTGGACCGTGCGGCACTCGAGCCGCGTCAGGGTGGTCGCCCTCGGCATGTTCGACCAGCTCGTGGCGCCGGGCGACGCGCCCGAGCGTCGCCGGGCGCTGGCCCGCGGGGCGTCGCTGCACGACATAGGCACCCTCGGCGTCTCGAACGCCGTGCTCGAGAAGGGGTCGTCGCTCGACGAGGTCGAGCTCGAGGTCGTGAGGCGCCACACCGCCTACGGCGAGCACATCCTGTCGTGGGCCGACGCGTTCGCCGAGACCGTCCCCCTTGCCGCCGGCCACCACGAGCGGCCCGACGGACGCGGCTACCACGGCGCCGTCCCGGCCGGCCTCCTGCCGTTCGACGTCAGGCTCCTGGCCGTGGCCGACCAGTTCGAGGCCCTCACCGCGGCGCGTCCGCATCGCGAGGCGTTCTCGGCGGAGGAGGCCCTGTCGATCCTCGCGTCCGAGGCCGGAGCGGGCGTCGACGCGGAGGCGCTGGCGGCGCTCGAGCGCTACCTGGCCACGCCCGCGGCGGCCGAGATGCTCGACCCCCGGCGCTTCGACCCCGAGGAGATGCTCGTCATCGCCTGA
- the rplS gene encoding 50S ribosomal protein L19: MKYNKGAILRSVEQPFLRDDIPDFDTGDTVRVDYRVTEGNRTRIQAFEGVVIARKNGKGARSTVTVRKVSFGEGVERVFPLNSPLISKITVVRRGRSRRAKLYYLRELRGKAARLKTDVARQEEDRAAARAAREEQG, translated from the coding sequence ATGAAGTACAACAAAGGCGCCATACTGCGCTCGGTCGAGCAGCCCTTCCTGCGGGACGACATCCCCGACTTCGACACCGGCGACACCGTGAGGGTCGACTACCGGGTCACCGAGGGCAACCGCACGCGCATCCAGGCGTTCGAGGGCGTCGTCATCGCCCGCAAGAACGGCAAGGGCGCGCGCAGCACCGTGACCGTGCGCAAGGTCTCCTTCGGCGAGGGCGTCGAGCGCGTCTTCCCGCTCAACTCGCCGCTGATCAGCAAGATCACGGTCGTGCGCCGCGGCCGCAGCCGCCGCGCCAAGCTCTACTACCTGCGCGAGCTGCGGGGCAAGGCCGCCCGCCTCAAGACCGACGTCGCCCGCCAGGAGGAGGACCGCGCGGCCGCACGCGCCGCCCGCGAGGAGCAGGGCTGA